The Candidatus Aramenus sp. CH1 genomic sequence GACGGTATTGGAGTCCTTCGACGCCTTCTCCAAGTGCTTGACAGCGAGACCTGAGAGAGTCCATGGAGTTCAACCCCAGGCTGGTGATACCCAAAAAGAGGGACTAGGACCTAGAGGCCCCAAACAAATTTTCCACTAAATTTTAAGTAATGTAAAAATAATTCACTTGTTAGTATGGAAAGCTTATATACCACGGCAAATATAGTTAGACGCCGACCCCATAAGGCGGGGGATGGCGTCCCCCTGGGGTTCTACCCCGAACCGCCCGATCGTCAATGAGGGCTGATGACGCCTATCTCCAGAACGCTTACCGGCGTAGGCAGGTGAGATAGGTGAAGCCCGAAGAACTTGAAGTGCTGTGCTTGGTTGTGCTTCCGCTCTTAGCCAACGCCCTCTTCCTCAAGGGGATAAAGTACTCCAGCGTGGCTTCAGGAGTAGCTGAGCTAGTGCTCTCCTCTCTCCTCTACTTTCACTTACCCGTAGTCAACCCTTTCTTTTACGTCACTGGGTTCACTTGGTACTTCGTGGTCATTGTAGCTTCGATCTACCTCTTGTCCTCCCTCTACTCCCTTAAATACCTCAAGGGCGAGAGGACTAGGCTTAGCGAGAGGGACTACTTCGCACTCCTCAACTTCTTTGCGTCGTCTATGTTCTTCGCTTTAGTTGTCAACAACCTCGGCCTCATGTGGGTAGGTTTGGAGGCCACTACTGTGTCCACGGTGCTCCTAGTCACTGTAGAGGGGTCTGAGACTGCAGTGGAGGCGGGGTGGAGGTACTTGTTGGTTATTTCTTCGGGGATCTCCCTAGCGTTCATCTCAGTAATCCTAGTGTACTACAGCCTCCACACCCTCGAGGTCTCCTCAATCCTGGCTCCCCACAGCTCCTTAACCCTCAAGCTGGCCTCAGCCCTGGCCCTCGTAGGCTTCGGCACAAAGGTGGGCATCTTCCCTGTGAACACTTGGCTACCCGACGCTCACAGCGAGTCCCCGGCTCCCGTCAGCGCCTTGTTCTCAGGGACTCTGTTGCCGGTCGCCTTATACGTCATGTACATGGTGTATCAGGTGTCCCCCTTGCCCTCGCTCTACTCCGCGTTTGCAATAGCCTCCATTGCCATAGCGTCCATAAGCATGTCCAGCCAGACCAGCTTCAAGAGGCTCTTCGCCTACTCCAGTATAGAGAACATGAATTTGGCCCTCTTGGGGCTAGTAAGCGGTTCCGTCCTAGGTGCAATAGTCCTCCTAGTCGCCCACGCCTTCGGCAAGGCCGGGGCCTTCTACTCTTCAGGAGTGGTGTACAAGTCCACGGGTAGCAAGAGGATAGACGGCTACGGCCTGTGGAGGCTCAAGTTAGTCCCCTACTCCCTCATCCTCTCTTCCCTAGCGGTCACCGGTACTCCTCCCTTCGGCACCTTCGTGGGGGAGTTCCTGATCCTCTCTTCCTTGGCCAAGTACTCACCCCTTGAGTTCTCTCTCCTTGTGCCCTTAATTGCAGTGGCCTTCATCTCTGTTAACTTTCACGTTAGCAGAATGGTCTTCAAGGGAGAGGGGGGACTAAGGGAGGACGTGTTTATGGGGGCCATCTCCTTGGCCTCCTCAGTGGTGTCCCTTGCAATAGGGGTCTTTGCGGTGTGGTGGTTGGGATGGGGAGGGTAATTGGCCAGCTGGGCAGATTCTGTCTCTACTCCGACTCCTACGTGGAGGGCGAGTGTCCGCCGTTGGCTGGGGAAGGAGGAGCCCCCGCTCTCCCTGGTTCCTTCACCTTCACCTATGGCCCCTCGGCCGGTGGCCTCCTGGAGTCAGTACGCGTCGACATGGACACTTTAGGGGAGTACATACGCAGGGTCGCGGTCTATCCTCTGTATAAGGAGAGGGAGATAAGGGTTCTAGGAAAGGGCGTAGACGACGTTCTCCTCCTAGTGGAGAGGGTAAACGGAGCCTTCTCAGCCTCCCACTCCATAGCCTTCCTCACTGCGGTGGAGAGGGCAATGGGCGTCGAGGTAGACCCAGACGTCTTGTACTTGAGGATTCTTCAAGTAGAGCTAGAGAGGGTGAGGAACAACTTGTTCGTGATAGAGAGGCTAGTCGAGTCAGCTGGCTTCCTAGTACCCATGTACCAGTTGCTCTATCTAGTGGAGAAGGTAAACAGGCGGATAGGGAAGGTGTTTGGGCATAGGTACTTCTTCGGCGTAAACTCCCTTGGCAGGGTGAGGTTAGAGGGCGAGAAAGTAGACTTGAGCGACGTGGAGAAGGAGTTCAGAGAGGTCTACGAGGGCATCTTGGAAAACAGGATATTCATAGACAGGCTACAGGGGAACGGCGTTGTGAGGGACGAGAGGAGCATAGGCCCGGCTGCTAGGGCGGCAGGGTTAATCTACGACGCGAGGCTGGAGGAAGAGACGTTGCCCTATAGGGACTTTGACTTCAAGGTAGTCAAGTACGACTCCGCGGACGCCTTCGGCAGGCTGGTAGTGAGGGGGGAGGAAGTGTTCGAGTCCCTAAGGATAATTTCAGAGGTAAATGTAAGGCAAAAGGAATACGAGGCGAGGCCCAGGGAGGGGGAGGGAATAGGGAGGGTCGAGAGCCCCTCCGGCGACCTAGCCTACTATGTCAAGGTCGACAGGGAGAGCAGGGTCACGGACGTCTCCCTGTTGTCCCCCTCCTCGGTGAACTTGAGGCTCTTTTCCAAGTCCATGGTAAGGAACATCTTCACAGATTTCCCGTTCAACTGGGAGAGCTTTGGGATATGGGTATCAGAGGTAGGGGTGAGGTTCACGTGAGCTGGTTCCTGCGCGGTCTGAGGAAGGGAATAAAGACCGAGAAGTTCCCCAAGGAGAAGCCCTTAGAGATCGCCCCGTGGTCAACTAGGCTCAAGGGGGATGGAGAGGTGGACTGCCCCACTAACGCCATAAAGGGAGGTAAGTGGGAACCAGGAAGGTGCGTCTTCTGCAGGAGGTGCTACCCAGCCTACCGCCCCACAGGGGACGTGGACATCTACGCGGTGGGCAGGACAGTAGGCCTGTTCAAGAAGTCTTTCTACCTCTACCCAATAGATGTGGGGACGTGCGGTGGGTGTAATCTGGAGCTAAAGGCAATCTCTTCTCCCCAGTACGACATGACTAGGTTCGGGATATTCTTCACTAACACCCCAAGGCAGGCTGACGCTCTTGTGGTGATGGGCGTAATGACGGAGAGGATGAGGGAAGTCTTGT encodes the following:
- a CDS encoding hydrogenase 4 subunit F, producing MKPEELEVLCLVVLPLLANALFLKGIKYSSVASGVAELVLSSLLYFHLPVVNPFFYVTGFTWYFVVIVASIYLLSSLYSLKYLKGERTRLSERDYFALLNFFASSMFFALVVNNLGLMWVGLEATTVSTVLLVTVEGSETAVEAGWRYLLVISSGISLAFISVILVYYSLHTLEVSSILAPHSSLTLKLASALALVGFGTKVGIFPVNTWLPDAHSESPAPVSALFSGTLLPVALYVMYMVYQVSPLPSLYSAFAIASIAIASISMSSQTSFKRLFAYSSIENMNLALLGLVSGSVLGAIVLLVAHAFGKAGAFYSSGVVYKSTGSKRIDGYGLWRLKLVPYSLILSSLAVTGTPPFGTFVGEFLILSSLAKYSPLEFSLLVPLIAVAFISVNFHVSRMVFKGEGGLREDVFMGAISLASSVVSLAIGVFAVWWLGWGG
- a CDS encoding formate hydrogenlyase; translated protein: MVVGMGRVIGQLGRFCLYSDSYVEGECPPLAGEGGAPALPGSFTFTYGPSAGGLLESVRVDMDTLGEYIRRVAVYPLYKEREIRVLGKGVDDVLLLVERVNGAFSASHSIAFLTAVERAMGVEVDPDVLYLRILQVELERVRNNLFVIERLVESAGFLVPMYQLLYLVEKVNRRIGKVFGHRYFFGVNSLGRVRLEGEKVDLSDVEKEFREVYEGILENRIFIDRLQGNGVVRDERSIGPAARAAGLIYDARLEEETLPYRDFDFKVVKYDSADAFGRLVVRGEEVFESLRIISEVNVRQKEYEARPREGEGIGRVESPSGDLAYYVKVDRESRVTDVSLLSPSSVNLRLFSKSMVRNIFTDFPFNWESFGIWVSEVGVRFT
- a CDS encoding NADH:ubiquinone oxidoreductase, whose amino-acid sequence is MGIRGRGEVHVSWFLRGLRKGIKTEKFPKEKPLEIAPWSTRLKGDGEVDCPTNAIKGGKWEPGRCVFCRRCYPAYRPTGDVDIYAVGRTVGLFKKSFYLYPIDVGTCGGCNLELKAISSPQYDMTRFGIFFTNTPRQADALVVMGVMTERMREVLFNAYEAMPKPKLVIALGACAISGGIIGAGSEIKPDVVIPGCPPNPYTILKALIEARTRKGEEK